A window of the Brachyspira sp. SAP_772 genome harbors these coding sequences:
- a CDS encoding TspO/MBR family protein, translated as NIIFPIAWSILYLLMGISIAIIINKYIDEQDLEIKKNIKNYIFLFIIQFILNLFWTYIFFGLKSPLFGFIEIIILDILIIITIMKFKTISKAASYILIPYILWCLFASYLTLHVLIFN; from the coding sequence AAATATAATATTTCCTATAGCTTGGAGCATATTATATCTATTAATGGGTATTTCAATAGCTATTATAATAAATAAATACATAGATGAACAAGATTTAGAAATAAAGAAAAATATTAAAAATTATATATTTCTTTTTATTATTCAGTTTATTTTAAATTTGTTTTGGACTTATATATTCTTYGGATTAAAAAGTCCATTGTTTGGTTTTATAGAAATAATAATTTTAGATATACTTATTATAATTACAATAATGAAATTCAAAACTATATCAAAAGCAGCAAGTTATATATTAATACCTTATATTTTATGGTGCTTATTTGCAAGCTATTTAACTCTCCATGTATTAATATTTAATTGA